CGCCCGTTATCGGCTACAAACCGGCTATTCCAGCCAGAGCTCCTTCATCTTGTTGTACAGCGTGCCGCGGGAGACGCCAAGCTTGGCGGCGGCGCTTTTGTTGCCGGCCGTCTTGCGCTGGCCTTGAGCGGCTTCGAGGCGGCCGCGGTTTCGGATGACGCAGCGTTCCACGACGTTGCGGAGCTCGAGGATATTGCCCGGCCAATCGTAGCCCGCGAAGGCCAGCTTTGAGCAACAAAAGCCGCCTGCCGTGTTATAATTGTCCGGTAAGCGGCTTGTAGTTGTTAGCAGAACCCTCAGGTTAACCCTCTTTACGAAACTCAATAGACGTATCTCCTTGCCTGCTCGCTAGTGAAAACATCCAATTCATTTCTTCGGCTCTTTCTTTCATGATTCGAAGACCAAAACGGTCCTTCAGCAGAAATGGGTCTCCTTGTATCCCACGCCCATTATCCCGAACTGTACATAGCCATCCGGAAGCATCCCCTCTACTTTCTATAACGACTTTAGATGCCTCGGCATGCTTGTTAATATTGAGAAAAGCTTCTCGCAAACAAGACAGCAGCTCTATCTGTTCCTTAGCCGATAATGCGGATTCCGATAGCTGCCATCTCATCTCGACGTTTAATCCCAATTCAACTGTTAGTTCATTGATTTGACCCCTAATTGTCCGAATCTGATCCATGACTTCGCCAGCTCGGGTATGTCTGAGATTCGTTATAGCTTGTCTAACATATCGATTGACTTCATGTACGGTTTTACGCAAGTCAACGATATCCGATGCAACGGGGTGATCGCCGTACTTTCGATCGACAGAATCGAGTTTGACCGAAAGAAGAAATAAGGACTGCGCAATACCGTCATGCAACTCCCGCGCCAGTTGTTCCCCCGCCTCTAAGGCAATCTTGGCAGCACGTTCGCGATTCAACTGTTCCTGCATGTTCTCCAAGACGGAAAACAGCTTCAGGAGGAGCGTAACGCTAAGCAAATAAGCGAGAAAAGGTGTCAGGAAATTGCCGAGCTCCATCGATATATACGGAAGAAGAAACTGATGCCGCACATATTCCCAAACGCCTATTGTCATAGGGGATAGATATAATATCATCCATTTAATTCGCTGATACGACATTGAACAACCTCGTTTCCAATGAGATTCATTCTGAGCTTCGTTCGCTATGAGAAAGCCGGTTCTTATTTATTTTTCTTTACCACGAAAAATAAGAAACCAGCTTAAGCTCACTAGAGCTAACATGATGACAAAAAAGCCTGTTATTCCTATGGCATCTATTAACGGCGAGGAACCACCCATTGTTCATTCTCCCCTTTATTGGTTTTTGAGGTCGGTGCAATACGGTTATGCTTTCAGACATTTCATCAAATATCCTGCAAACAATAACCGACGCCCCATACAGTAAGAATAATCGACCCGGTTAAACGAGAAGCTGTATTCAATCTTGTACGGATCCGTTTGATATGCGTATCTACCGTGCGATAATCACCGCCTTTAATATAACTGTGGCCCCAGACCGCTTTCAGCAGTTCTTCCCGGGTAAAGACAATTCCTGGATGCAAAGCGAGGTACAGGAAGAGTTCGTATTCCTTTAATGCCATATAAATCGGCTTGCCTTCTACAAGAACCTGATAAGCTTTAGGTTCGATCACGATTCGCTTTAAAATGACGGCTCCTTCGTCCGAACGATGCCAAGCCGAAAACGGAACAATCCGGCTCCTGTTCACGATCGCATTAATACGGTAAGCCACTTCTCGTGCGCTAAACGGTTTGACTACATAGTCGTCGGCTCCGGCCTCGAAGCCTTGAAGACGCTCATGCTCGTTTCCGCTAGCCGTTACTATCATTACAGGCGTTTGTTTCGAGCGTCGCAATTGCCTGCACATATCTATGCCGTTCATGCCCGGAAGCATAATATCCAGTACGATCAAATCATAATCGTACTTCAATGCTCTCTCTAAGGCAGTAACTCCATCTCCAGCTTCATCTACGATATAATGATCTCTTTCCATGTATAAGCGAAGCAGCTTACGAATACGTTCCTCATCGTCTACGATCAACAGCCTACTGGTGCGCTCTTCCATGTGTAACAACTCCTCCCGCCTCAATGAAGGTCATAACTAAGTATAGGTTGATCTCATCAAGCGGCATAATCACTCGAACGGGCTAATTGAGCCCGCAGGTATGACAAAGCCGTGACGGTTGTTGCCATCACCATTGAAGATCAACTCGAATAAAACGTTTTGTTAAGAGCAACGCCAATAGCCGATGTCGTTGAGACATCGGCCATTGGCGTTACAGCTTACGAACTAATAAATGGATTTAATTAACTCAACCAAGCACGAAGCTTTGAGATACGTTGAACAATAACCCAATCCACGATGAGCGCAGCTAGGAACGTTATGCCTACAGGCGGAATCAAGATTGCCAGCACGATGACGATCAAGGCGGCGCCACGCTGCAGCTTTTGGTTTACCGGCTTCGTCGGCGCGCCAAGCCCGGCGCCTTTCGGCCGGCGGCGCCACCACATGACGGCGCCGAGAATAGAGGAGCCGGCAATCGCAACGCAGGCAAGCAAGCACAGGATCAAGTTCGCCACGCCGAAGTAATGCCCCTCATGCAGCGCAATGCCGATTTCGATCATCTGCGCCATGGTTCCATAATCGCTGAAACGGAATGACGTAAGTATTTTCCCGCTGTATTGATCCATATGAATCGTAGCTTCGTCATACACGTTTTTAGGCCATACGGAAATGGTATACACGCCTTTATCATCTTGCGGGAGCGCTACGCTGTAGCCATCGACGATCTTCTCCTGCTTAGCGATCGCCAGCACGTTCTCGATCGGCAGCGCGGGCACGCCGCTCTCGCTCGAGCGCGGAACGGGCAGGTTCTCGGCAGCCCAAGGCACTTCCATTATGTCCTTCGTTGGTATGGCTGACTCTGCACCACCGCCGCCCCACACGCCAGCCGGATAATTGCTGTTCAAGGATGTTGCCGCCTCGTCGATGTATTTGCCCGTTATGCCGGACCAAGGCAGCCCGGTAATGACGAGCATGATGATGACGATGCTGAGCCAAAACATCGGTACGGCATGGAGATCGCGAATCGTGGTTTTGCGACCCTTACGGAACCTTGGAAGCAAAACGCCCCATATTTTGCTCGTACCTCTCGGCCACCAAAGGTAGAGGCCGGTTACGATTAATACAATCGCCCAGCTTGCGGATAATTCAATGATTTTGTCCCCGATGGAATGGTCTCCGGCCAAGAGGCTTCCGTGGAAGTCTCTAATCCACTGGGTAAAGGTTCTGGCCGGATCCAAGGATCCGACGATCGCCCCGTTGTAAGGATTGACGAAGACGGTGCGGTCGCCTTCTGGACCGGATATGCCGATTTCGGCAGTACGGTCTTTGCCGAAGGAAGGCTTATAGGAGGTAAGCGCGGCGTCCGGATATTTCTTCTTCACGGCTTCCAGTTGATAGGAAGGCGAAATGTTAGCGGTTTCCTGGGCCGGAATGTGATACAGCTTATGGTACATCGCATCATCGATTTGGTCTTTGAATAAGTATGTACCGCCAGTGATAGCAAGCACGATCAGAAACGGCATGAATATCATGCCGGCGTAGAAATGCCAGCGCCATATTCGGGCGTATAGCCCTCGGCTCGCCGGCTGCTTGGCCGGCGCAGGTTGTTGATTCGTCGCAAGTTCCATCTGGACTTCCCCTTTATCTGTTTTCTTTGGGCATTACGACGATGGCGTTATTGCCGCCCTTATCGTTTTTTTGTACTTTTCCTTCTCCAGCGTAATGGCAGCCTTCCAGTCGCCGTCCATCGCCCATTTTAGCTTTACGGCATACTGTCCATCTCCGGTCTGCTTCATGTCTCCTTCCGACTCGTGATGCATGTTGTTCATGGACAAGGTGATTTCGAGATGCACACGGTCAAGCGTTGCCGGCTTGCCGTTCTGATCCGTGATGACGGCATCGTATTCATGTTTCGCGGAACCTGCCGGTTTTTCATAAATCTTCACGTTCAGACCGTCCAAAAAAGGACTAGACGTAACGGGCGTTGCCTTTCCGCAGCCTGCGATGAGGAATACCGTAACCCAGAGGCATACGAGTACGAGCAAAGAGCGTGCGAGTTTCATCCTTGGGCTTATCATGGCGTCATCCTTCTGAAGGCCAATTGGATTCGCTGAACGCATGCCGTATGTAGAATGGTCTGATTTTGAATGCTACCGTTCATTCGAACTAACCCCCGTTTCCTGTTTGTGACCCGTGAACAGTGTATCAGGGGGACAATCCTTGCCACATGACTAGGAAGAGCTATTTTGGGACGGGGTCTTGTCCAGATCTTGAACATGCTGAGGCAACCAAGAAGGATAAGCCGCTACAATGACTCCATTGAGTCATATAGTCCGAATTTTGCGCATGTTAAAATGAAGCTTGATCGGAATGATACAAGAAGGAATTATACGAGCGAGAGGAGATGGCTATCGTAACCGCATTCAAAAAGCACGGACTTCTGTGGATATGCATCGTGTTATTAATTATTGCCGGGTCACTTGCACTTCGAGGCGAGCTTGGCGGTCAAAAGAAGTTGAAGGCTATTCGTCCAGCGCCTTCCTTCGCGTTGAACGACATGAACGGCAATCTTGTCCGATCATCCGACTTGAACGGTCACGTGGTGTTATTGGCGTTTATCTTCACGACATGTCCCGATATTTGCCCCATCACGACCAGCAAGATGGTCCAGCTGCAGGAGGAATTAAAACAGCGCGGACAATTCGGTAACCAAGTGCGTTTCGTCTCGATTACGATTGATCCCGATCAAGACACCCCGGAAGCGTTGAAGCAATACGCCTCCCAAATGGGTGCAGACCCTGCAGGCTGGAGTTTCGTGCGCGGAACGGAACAAGACATTCAGGAATTGGCTTCCCGGTTCGGTTACATGGTCCAAAACCTTGGTGACGGCCAGTTCGTACACACGGTGACCTCGCTAACACTGATCGATGGCAGCGGGCAAGTCCGGAATATTTACAAGATGGGAGAAGACATGGTTAACAAGACCGTGCTTGGCGATATCGAAACGTTGACATCGGACCTGAAGCCGGTATCTGCTTCCTCTTCCTAGACAAGTTACGCCCTCCACGAGCGGCATCCGCCCATGTGCTGAAATCCCCCTCTCCCGCATACATGTAGCGGTGAAGGGGGGATGAACGGTGAAAAAAGTCTTGGTCGTCGTGCTGTGCTTGATGGCACTGAGCGTCGCGGCTGCCTATTGGAAAACAAGCGGCGACTCCGCGGCACCGGCACTCCACACGGAATTCGAGCAGGCTGATATCCGAATTGACGTACAAACCGAGTCCACGGATTTGAAGCCCATGCATGAGGCACATTTTGACGTCACGTTGACGGATTCCTCCGGGAAGCGCCTGACAGCCTCCAAAGTTGAAATGACGTACGCTATGCCTCGGATGTTTTGCGGTCAATTCAACGCAGACGTCAAGCAAGTAACCCAAGGTACTTATCTTGCGGTCGGCGTGCCCGTCATGGAAGGCTACTGGGAAGCGAAAATAACCGTCGTCGTAAATGAGAACCGATTAACCATCAAACACCCCTTCCGAGTTACTTGACGGCTGTCCCTGTTATCTTGGAGATCACCATAGCCACGGATGGATGGAAGGAATCCATCCGTTCACGCTAAAACCTTTCATCAGCGATAGCACACCCATGAGAACAGCCATATAATAGCCAATCGTTCTCACGGTAAACCGCCATTTGCGGCTCATTCGCCGGGCGGTTAGTGCGACGATGACAAGGGCAGGTACGGTTGCCAGGCCAAAGATCAACATCGTCGTGCTGCCCGTGACCCAAGAGCCTGTCGTCGCCGCTTTCATTTGCATTGCATATGTAAGGCCGCATGGCAGCCAACCGAGCAATAGGCCGGCCGCTATGGAGGCGGTCCACTCTACTGTAGGCTTTCGTCTAATCAATTTGTCCGCCATACCGTGCCAATCCAACGATTTGCCGCCCAAGGGCAGCGTATAGCGGCGAAACGCCCATAACAAGATGAGGATACCGCCCAAGATGCTGGCCAGCGCTTGGACGCGAACAAGCGAACCAGCCGCATCCAAAAACGAACCGAGCGCTCCCAAGATAGCCCCGCTGAGCGCGTATGTCGTAATGCGGCCCGCGTGAAAATAGAGCAGTTCCCTAAGCGCATCGCTTCTTGTTTGCATGGCAATGGACGAGCCGATCCCGCCGCACATCACGATGCAGTGCGGCGCTCCCGCAATACCGAGTAATGCTGCCTGAAACCATTCAGAGCCGATCATAACACCACCTCTTCCCACTCATTCGCCTTAGACCAAGGTCTCTCTATTCATCCTATGTCCATTGTGCCGAAACAAAGAATAGCCCGCTCGGGCTGGCCCGAACGAGCTATATCATCGTGGTGCAATATGAGATAGGCGATCAACAATACGAAATGGAGGAACATACCATGCATAAACGACTCATGATGATTACCTTCTTGGCAGCAGCCGCACTGGGCATCTGTCTCATCATCTTCAACTTGCCCGAGAAGCAAAGTCCTGGAAATGTTAATAACTCTCAGACTGCAACTTCGTCCGCAAACGCGAGTCCTGCGGCAACGACGTACAAAAGCAATTGCGTCGCTTGTCATGGAACGGATCTGCAAGGCAAGATCGGCCCTAATCTGACACAAATCGGCGCCAAGCTTTCAAAAGAACAAATCTATGCCAAAATCATGAAAGGCGGCGGTGGAATGCCTTCGTTCGAAGGCAGACTGTCAGCCGATGAAACCGCAAGTTTAGCAAAATGGTTATCCGATAAAACCTAATAGATAAACCACGCTAATGATCCATGCCGAGTCCACGTTCGTAGGCATACCGCGCGAGCTGGACTCTGTTTTCAAGATGCAGCTTTTGCAAAATGTTTTTGAGGTGATTTTTCACGGTATGTTCGGAAATATTGAGGTGAGAAGCGATGTCTCGATTTTGCGCCCCTTTGGATACCCAGGTCAAGATCTCGGTTTCCCGGGGAGTTAGCGGCGTACTTTGCGGAGCTTTCTCGTGATCGACGAATTCTCTAAGGAATCGCATGGCAAGTTCCCGGGACATCGGTACTTCATCGAGCGCAACGGCTCTCAAATACGAATGCCAAGAGCTAGGATTTATGTTTTTAAGTAAATATCCTTGCGCGCCCCTCTTAATGGCTTCGAATAAATTCGTAATATCATCGGAAACCGTCACCATGACGATCTTGATGTATGGGAACCGTTCTTTGATGATCTTGGTTGCTTCGAGCCCATCCATCTCCTTCATGTTGATGTCCATCAGAATAAGATCGGGCATTTCGGCAACCGTCATATCGATCGCCTCCAAGCCGTTACGCGCCTCGCCAACGACCTCGAAAAAGGGATCCCCCTCGATAATTGTCCTTATGCCTTCCCTTGCGTCCGCGTGATCGTCGGCAATCAAGATACGCATCGGTTGCATCCTATTTCCCCTTCCTTCATCCTTGCGTGAGCCAATCCGTAAGCTGTGAATCGGAGCCGAAAGCGCCCGAGGCAATCTTGGACACACGACCATCCGAGCCGATAAGTATGGTTGTCGGCAGCGCCTGTATCCGGTAAAGATCCGTTATTTTCCCGACGGCATCGATGACAAGCGGAAACGTCAACCCGTTGGACTTCGCAAAGGCCTCAACGGTGCCTCGGGATTGGCCGATGTTCACGCCAATGACAGTCGTATCGTCGCGTTGTCTCGCGATCCGCTGCATCACGGGCATCTCCTTGACGCACGGCGGACAATAAGTCGCCCAGAAGTGCAGGACGACGCGCCGGCCACGGTAATCCGAGAGACGAATCTCCTTGCCGTCCATATCCTTCAGGTCGAACGCTGGTGCAACTTTTCTCACGGCGGCGACTGCCGGATGTACAGTGCTTATCTGGCGCACGACCACCGCGGCCAGTACCGCAATGACCCCAGCAATGAGAACGATACTTAATCGCTTACGGAGTCGTTCCGTCATGAGACGCTCCATCCTTTCGCCCATAGAGGTTCCGGAGAGATGCCGATCTTCCTTCTTGAACGATTTTGCCTCCGCTCAGGAAGACGAGCCGGTCGGCGCAGGATTCGGCAACGTCTAGCTGGTGCGTCGAGAACAAGACGGACTGTCCTTCATTCTTAACCGTCTGGACAAGATTGATGAATGTTTCCATCCAGAAAGGATCCAGCCCGTTCGTAGGCTCATCCAGTACGAGCAGCGCGGGTCTCGCGAGCAGCGCTTGCGCGAACAACAACCGTTGCCGCATTCCTTTGGAGAAGGCGGATACCGGTTTTCTCCGAACGTCTGAGAGTCCGACGAGCTCCAGGAGCTCGGGTACCCGCTCTTTCGGTGCTTTCCGCAGTTTCGACCAGAAGGCGAGATGTTCTTCCGCGCTTAGCCCGCCGCCGAAGCGGTAGTTGTCCGGCATGTAGCCGATGACCTCGGCATAACGGTACCGATCTCGCTTCCAGCTGAGTCCGTTTACGGTAATGTCGCCGCTGCTCTGCTGCAAGATCCCGGCAATCATGCGTAGAATCGTACTTTTACCGGCACCGTTGTCACCGCAGAGCGCGAGGATACTGCCCCTGTCTACCCTAAGGTTCAAGCCATCGATGATCGGTTTCTTGCCGATGGTTTTACTGACCATCCGCATCTCAAGCAATGCATTATCCACGAATCCGCCTCCTTTCCCACACGACATAGGAGACGCCGGCCGCCGCTCCGATGAATCCAACGAATAATAACGAGAATAATAATAAACCATACGGTCCCCTGACCCAAACGATCCAGTCATAATACTCGGGCCCTAACGCGGATCCCCCGCCAAGACGAACAATGACGAACAATCGCACAAACTCTGCCGGATTTAACGCCGTCAACGCTAAGAGAA
Above is a window of Paenibacillus rhizovicinus DNA encoding:
- a CDS encoding helix-turn-helix domain-containing protein, whose product is MSFVKRVNLRVLLTTTSRLPDNYNTAGGFCCSKLAFAGYDWPGNILELRNVVERCVIRNRGRLEAAQGQRKTAGNKSAAAKLGVSRGTLYNKMKELWLE
- a CDS encoding sensor histidine kinase; protein product: MSYQRIKWMILYLSPMTIGVWEYVRHQFLLPYISMELGNFLTPFLAYLLSVTLLLKLFSVLENMQEQLNRERAAKIALEAGEQLARELHDGIAQSLFLLSVKLDSVDRKYGDHPVASDIVDLRKTVHEVNRYVRQAITNLRHTRAGEVMDQIRTIRGQINELTVELGLNVEMRWQLSESALSAKEQIELLSCLREAFLNINKHAEASKVVIESRGDASGWLCTVRDNGRGIQGDPFLLKDRFGLRIMKERAEEMNWMFSLASRQGDTSIEFRKEG
- a CDS encoding response regulator transcription factor, which translates into the protein MEERTSRLLIVDDEERIRKLLRLYMERDHYIVDEAGDGVTALERALKYDYDLIVLDIMLPGMNGIDMCRQLRRSKQTPVMIVTASGNEHERLQGFEAGADDYVVKPFSAREVAYRINAIVNRSRIVPFSAWHRSDEGAVILKRIVIEPKAYQVLVEGKPIYMALKEYELFLYLALHPGIVFTREELLKAVWGHSYIKGGDYRTVDTHIKRIRTRLNTASRLTGSIILTVWGVGYCLQDI
- a CDS encoding PepSY-associated TM helix domain-containing protein — protein: MELATNQQPAPAKQPASRGLYARIWRWHFYAGMIFMPFLIVLAITGGTYLFKDQIDDAMYHKLYHIPAQETANISPSYQLEAVKKKYPDAALTSYKPSFGKDRTAEIGISGPEGDRTVFVNPYNGAIVGSLDPARTFTQWIRDFHGSLLAGDHSIGDKIIELSASWAIVLIVTGLYLWWPRGTSKIWGVLLPRFRKGRKTTIRDLHAVPMFWLSIVIIMLVITGLPWSGITGKYIDEAATSLNSNYPAGVWGGGGAESAIPTKDIMEVPWAAENLPVPRSSESGVPALPIENVLAIAKQEKIVDGYSVALPQDDKGVYTISVWPKNVYDEATIHMDQYSGKILTSFRFSDYGTMAQMIEIGIALHEGHYFGVANLILCLLACVAIAGSSILGAVMWWRRRPKGAGLGAPTKPVNQKLQRGAALIVIVLAILIPPVGITFLAALIVDWVIVQRISKLRAWLS
- a CDS encoding FixH family protein — its product is MKIYEKPAGSAKHEYDAVITDQNGKPATLDRVHLEITLSMNNMHHESEGDMKQTGDGQYAVKLKWAMDGDWKAAITLEKEKYKKTIRAAITPSS
- a CDS encoding SCO family protein produces the protein MAIVTAFKKHGLLWICIVLLIIAGSLALRGELGGQKKLKAIRPAPSFALNDMNGNLVRSSDLNGHVVLLAFIFTTCPDICPITTSKMVQLQEELKQRGQFGNQVRFVSITIDPDQDTPEALKQYASQMGADPAGWSFVRGTEQDIQELASRFGYMVQNLGDGQFVHTVTSLTLIDGSGQVRNIYKMGEDMVNKTVLGDIETLTSDLKPVSASSS
- a CDS encoding FixH family protein, with translation MKKVLVVVLCLMALSVAAAYWKTSGDSAAPALHTEFEQADIRIDVQTESTDLKPMHEAHFDVTLTDSSGKRLTASKVEMTYAMPRMFCGQFNADVKQVTQGTYLAVGVPVMEGYWEAKITVVVNENRLTIKHPFRVT
- a CDS encoding sulfite exporter TauE/SafE family protein, coding for MIGSEWFQAALLGIAGAPHCIVMCGGIGSSIAMQTRSDALRELLYFHAGRITTYALSGAILGALGSFLDAAGSLVRVQALASILGGILILLWAFRRYTLPLGGKSLDWHGMADKLIRRKPTVEWTASIAAGLLLGWLPCGLTYAMQMKAATTGSWVTGSTTMLIFGLATVPALVIVALTARRMSRKWRFTVRTIGYYMAVLMGVLSLMKGFSVNGWIPSIHPWLW
- a CDS encoding c-type cytochrome, giving the protein MHKRLMMITFLAAAALGICLIIFNLPEKQSPGNVNNSQTATSSANASPAATTYKSNCVACHGTDLQGKIGPNLTQIGAKLSKEQIYAKIMKGGGGMPSFEGRLSADETASLAKWLSDKT
- a CDS encoding response regulator, which translates into the protein MQPMRILIADDHADAREGIRTIIEGDPFFEVVGEARNGLEAIDMTVAEMPDLILMDINMKEMDGLEATKIIKERFPYIKIVMVTVSDDITNLFEAIKRGAQGYLLKNINPSSWHSYLRAVALDEVPMSRELAMRFLREFVDHEKAPQSTPLTPRETEILTWVSKGAQNRDIASHLNISEHTVKNHLKNILQKLHLENRVQLARYAYERGLGMDH
- a CDS encoding TlpA family protein disulfide reductase — encoded protein: MTERLRKRLSIVLIAGVIAVLAAVVVRQISTVHPAVAAVRKVAPAFDLKDMDGKEIRLSDYRGRRVVLHFWATYCPPCVKEMPVMQRIARQRDDTTVIGVNIGQSRGTVEAFAKSNGLTFPLVIDAVGKITDLYRIQALPTTILIGSDGRVSKIASGAFGSDSQLTDWLTQG
- a CDS encoding ABC transporter ATP-binding protein encodes the protein MDNALLEMRMVSKTIGKKPIIDGLNLRVDRGSILALCGDNGAGKSTILRMIAGILQQSSGDITVNGLSWKRDRYRYAEVIGYMPDNYRFGGGLSAEEHLAFWSKLRKAPKERVPELLELVGLSDVRRKPVSAFSKGMRQRLLFAQALLARPALLVLDEPTNGLDPFWMETFINLVQTVKNEGQSVLFSTHQLDVAESCADRLVFLSGGKIVQEGRSASLRNLYGRKDGASHDGTTP